The Tachypleus tridentatus isolate NWPU-2018 chromosome 5, ASM421037v1, whole genome shotgun sequence genome includes a window with the following:
- the LOC143251217 gene encoding uncharacterized protein LOC143251217, giving the protein MEKAGGSKKHDSCYTCVVTCSCENGKMKCVCNCKDDTSQCCTEAKEGKNKCTVTVVCECGDTRCSPDCKKESCQDCDEARKKNSCVCNVTCWCENGKMKCVCNCKGNTSQCCEEGETMRDDNCCTCVVTCRCENGKMKCVCNCKDDTSQCCTEAEEGKNKCTVTVVCECGDARCSSDCKKESCQDCVEIRKKNSCVCTVTCCCENGKMKCVCNCKGNTSQCCKDEKDKCTVTCEC; this is encoded by the exons ATGGAAAAAGCTG gtgGATCAAAGAAACACGACAGCTGTTATACATGTGTCGTTACTTGTAGCTGTGAAAATGGAAAGATGAAATGCGTCTGTAACTGTAAGGATGACACATCTCAATGTTGTACAGAAGCTAAAGAGGGGAAAAACAAATGTACAGTTACTGTCGTTTGTGAGTGCGGAGATACACGTTGTAGTCCAGACTGTAAGAAGGAGTCATGTCAGGATTGTGATGAAGCCAGAAAGAAGAACAGTTGCGTTTGTAACGTTACCTGCTGGTGTGAAAACGGAaagatgaaatgtgtttgtaactgTAAGGGTAACACTTCTCAGTGTTGTGAAGAAG gtGAAACAATGAGAGACGATAACTGCTGTACATGTGTCGTTACTTGTCGCTGTGAAAATGGAAAGATGAAATGCGTCTGTAACTGTAAGGATGACACATCTCAATGTTGTACTGAAGCTGAAGAGGGAAAAAACAAATGTACAGTTACTGTTGTTTGTGAATGCGGAGATGCACGTTGTAGTTCAGACTGTAAGAAGGAGTCATGTCAGGATTGTGTAGAAATCAGAAAGAAGAACAGCTGCGTTTGTACCGTTACCTGTTGCTGTGAAAACGGAaaaatgaaatgtgtttgtaattgTAAGGGTAACACTTCTCAGTGTTGTAAAGACGAAAAGGATAAATGTACTGTTACTTGTGAGTGTTAA